From the genome of Fusarium oxysporum f. sp. lycopersici 4287 chromosome 3, whole genome shotgun sequence, one region includes:
- a CDS encoding hypothetical protein (At least one base has a quality score < 10), whose translation MASDHRFAKVEGWLSPPDYSTNANLARERRHPGTGTWLLNSPAFREWTVGTRWHLWLYGLAGAGKTILSTTILDHLLQIDTHTTLAFFFDFNDARKQKLENLLRSLAVQLYHTGNEAARRLDSLFTSHDGRRQPDTNALSACVDTMIQTAGKVFIIIDALDECIGREELLHWIGGLRSSNTQLVVTGRPEADLRCKISLLFDKCNCVLRNKKVVNADIRAYVTATLEQKPGFVDRNLSQDILDRIRDKIGDGADGMQVLTQVMNIKSFARCLSPKDIKIALRSLPRDLNETYYRMVQNKSSAIRLLQFLVHTRRPLTLPEAVEVITTEINQEPRGFNVKRRLFQAADILRYCPSLVIIAEVTNDAETVDELHLAHFSVKEYLLEQAQFDLESASIVITKTCLTYLADIRGSHSTIRSDFPMARYAAEYWTEYAASVETSEGIVRVTVNFLKDETTFQRWCRLYQADRRWDHKPGPPRAPRLYYACLAGLPGAARDLTTEGADVNAQGSQYGTAL comes from the exons ATGGCATCTGACCATCGTTTCGCCAAGGTCGAGGGATGGCTGTCCCCGCCAGATTATTCAACCAATGCCAACTTGGCAAGAGAACGACGTCATCCCGGCACCGGGACCTGGCTTCTAAACAGTCCCGCCTTCCGGGAGTGGACAGTTGGAACACGCTGGCACCTGTGGCTCTACGGGCTGGCAGGGGCTGGCAAGACCATTCTGAGTACGACGATTCTGGATCATCTTCTGCAAATAGACACCCACACTACGcttgccttcttctttgactttaACGATGCCAGGAAACAGAAACTGGAGAATCTCCTACGCTCGCTGGCAGTTCAGCTTTATCATACCGGGAACGAAGCCGCGAGAAGACTTGATAGTCTTTTCACTTCACATGATGGACGGAGACAACCAGATACGAATGCCTTATCAGCCTGTGTTGACACAATGATACAAACTGCTGGAAAGgttttcatcatcattgacgCTTTAGACGAGTGTATAGGGAGAGAAGAGCTTCTGCATTGGATCGGAGGCTTGAGATCCAGTAACACCCAGCTTGTCGTGACTGGCCGGCCAGAGGCAGACTTACGATGCAagatctctcttctctttgatAAGTGTAATTGCGTCTTACGTAACAAGAAGGTTGTCAACGCCGATATTCGCGCCTATGTCACGGCAACGCTTGAACAGAAGCCTGGTTTCGTGGATAGGAACCTATCTCAAGATATTCTGGACAGAATCCGTGACAAAATCGGAGATGGAGCCGACGGGATGCAAGTTTTGACCCAGGTCATGAATATAA AGAGTTTCGCTAGATGTCTGAGCCCGAAAGACATCAAGATAGCTCTCAGGTCTTTGCCCCGGGATCTGAATGAGACATATTACCGCATGGTCCAAAACAAGAGCAGCGCGATTCGTCTCCTGCAGTTTCTCGTCCACACCAGGCGGCCTCTGACACTACCAGAGGCCGTCGAAGTAATAACCACAGAGATAAATCAAGAGCCTCGAGGTTTCAACGTTAAACGCAGACTATTTCAAGCAGCCGACATCCTGCGATACTGCCCCAGCTTGGTGATAATCGCCGAAGTCACGAATGACGCTGAGACCGTGGACGAACTTCATCTTGCTCACTTCTCTGTCAAAGAGTATCTTCTTGAACAAGCCCAGTTCGACCTCGAAAGTGCAAGCATTGTCATCACCAAAACCTGCCTGACTTATCTTGCCGATATCAGGGGCAGTCACAGCACAATCAGATCCGATTTTCCAATGGCACGGTATGCAGCAGAATACTGGACGGAATACGCCGCTTCGGTCGAGACTTCTGAAGGAATCGTTCGAGTTACAGTTAATTTTTTAAAAGACGAGACAACGTTTCAACGGTGGTGTCGATTGTATCAGGCCGACCGTCGGTGGGACCATAAACCAGGACCTCCTAGAGCACCCAGACTGTATTATGCTTGTTTAGCTGGACTCCCAGGGGCCGCAAGAGATCTGACGACAGAGGGAGCAGACGTCAACGCGCAGGGCAGCCAATACGGCACTGCTCTATAG
- a CDS encoding hypothetical protein (At least one base has a quality score < 10) encodes MDARHLRHENKMYDHVWSLQGTFVPVCLGIVDLIKPYYFDSGVYVHFLLLSYGGRPVLREMKEVRPNVVDQIIVVLKRLHQYRILHHDAEPRNVLYDRSSGGCMLVDLMLAEIHDRQPLGSINCNRQSRKRKSVTGKHVPDAFSVEVQSLRASLA; translated from the coding sequence ATGGATGCAAGACATCTACGGCACGAAAATAAGATGTACGATCATGTTTGGTCACTTCAGGGCACCTTCGTACCAGTCTGCCTGGGTATAGTTGACCTTATCAAGCCGTATTACTTCGACAGTGGCGTATATGTACATTTTTTGCTACTCAGTTATGGCGGTCGGCCTGTCTTGCGAGAGATGAAAGAGGTTAGGCCGAATGTTGTCGACCAGATCATTGTAGTGCTCAAGCGACTTCACCAGTACCGAATCTTGCACCACGATGCGGAGCCACGCAACGTCCTGTATGATCGATCAAGCGGGGGATGCATGTTGGTAGACTTGATGCTGGCGGAGATTCATGATCGACAACCTCTTGGATCCATCAATTGTAACAGACAAAGCCGGAAAAGGAAGTCGGTGACGGGCAAGCATGTACCAGATGCCTTTTCCGTCGAGGTGCAATCTCTGCGGGCGAGTTTGGCTTGA